A window from Vulpes vulpes isolate BD-2025 chromosome 9, VulVul3, whole genome shotgun sequence encodes these proteins:
- the KIAA1143 gene encoding uncharacterized protein KIAA1143 homolog gives MYHLQAAPGTCVSPEAAMSKRNQVSYVRPAEPAFLARFKERVGYREGPTVETKRTQLQLPDEDGDHSDKEDEQPQVVVLKKGDLSVEEVMKIKAEIKAAKADEEPAAVDGRIMYRKPVKRSSDEKYSGLTASSKKRKAKEDEINNQDSVKKNSQKQIKNSSLLSFDNEDETA, from the exons ATGTACCATCTCCAGGCGGCGCCGGGAACCTGTGTTTCCCCCGAAGCAGCCATGAGCAAGAGGAACCAGGTTTCGTACGTGCGGCCAGCCGAGCCGGCGTTCCTGGCCCGCTTCAAGGAACGTGTCGGCTACAGGGAAGGGCCCACTGTGGAAACCAAG AGAACCCAGCTTCAGCTCCCAGATGAAGATGGTGATCATAGTGACAAAGAAGATGAACAGCCCCAAGTGGtggttttaaaaaagggagaCCTGTCAGTTGAAGAAGTCatgaaaattaaagcagaaataaaagctGCCAAAGCAG ATGAAGAACCAGCTGCAGTTGATGGAAGAATCATGTATCGGAAACCAGTCAAGCGTTCATCAGATGAAAAATACTCAGGTTTAACAGCAAGCTCAAAAAAGAGGAAGGCAAaggaagatgaaataaataatcaGGACTCAGTTAAAAAGAActcacaaaagcaaataaaaaacagttccctcctttcttttgacAATGAAGATGAAACTGCATAA